A DNA window from Undibacterium sp. YM2 contains the following coding sequences:
- a CDS encoding cystathionine beta-lyase, with amino-acid sequence MSENIRPEPGFNTSIIHNEYVAPEGFAAFPVGIHHASTVLFENVAAMRERSWQDKSAYTYGLHGTPTSFTLEARLAQIEKGNFCLLAPSGLAAITLVDMAFLQSGDHVLIPDNAYGPNRDLADWLSRSFGISVQYYDPLIGAGIAALIAENTRLIWVEAPGSVSMEVPDVPAICIAAHARGVLVAMDNTWSAGLAFSAFAHGVDIIMQALTKYQSGGSDVLMGAVITRDKALNTRLQLAHMRLGFGVGMDDVYLVLRNLPTLQLRFNAHDQSARKIAAWLALRPEISKVLHPALPDCPGHEIWQRDFTGAGGLFSVLLDAKYTEEQTDRFVDSLKLFKLGYSWGGAHSLCVPYRMQYMRSNWTESGTLVRFNIGLEDTQDLIADIEQALVALV; translated from the coding sequence ATGTCAGAAAATATTCGACCTGAGCCGGGATTTAATACCAGCATCATCCACAATGAATATGTCGCACCAGAAGGTTTTGCTGCCTTCCCTGTCGGCATACATCATGCATCTACCGTCTTGTTTGAAAATGTCGCCGCCATGCGCGAGCGTAGCTGGCAGGATAAGTCGGCGTATACCTATGGTCTGCATGGCACGCCGACCAGTTTTACCCTGGAAGCCAGGCTGGCACAAATAGAGAAAGGCAACTTCTGCCTGCTTGCACCCAGTGGCCTCGCGGCAATTACGCTGGTAGATATGGCTTTCCTGCAGAGTGGTGATCACGTTCTGATACCGGACAATGCCTACGGCCCCAACCGCGACCTGGCAGATTGGTTATCGCGCAGTTTCGGTATCAGTGTGCAGTATTATGACCCCTTGATTGGTGCTGGTATCGCAGCATTGATAGCAGAAAATACTCGCCTGATCTGGGTGGAAGCACCGGGTTCAGTGTCAATGGAAGTACCGGATGTGCCTGCGATATGCATTGCTGCCCATGCGCGCGGGGTATTGGTGGCGATGGACAATACCTGGTCGGCAGGGCTTGCGTTCTCTGCTTTTGCGCATGGCGTCGATATCATCATGCAGGCGCTGACCAAATACCAGAGTGGTGGTTCGGATGTCTTGATGGGAGCCGTCATTACCCGTGACAAGGCACTGAATACCCGGTTGCAACTGGCGCACATGCGTCTGGGCTTTGGTGTTGGCATGGACGACGTCTATTTGGTACTGCGCAATTTGCCGACGCTGCAACTGCGTTTTAACGCACACGATCAAAGTGCACGCAAAATTGCTGCGTGGTTAGCCCTGCGACCAGAGATCAGCAAGGTTTTGCATCCAGCCTTGCCGGATTGCCCCGGGCATGAAATCTGGCAGCGTGATTTTACCGGGGCAGGCGGTTTGTTTTCGGTGCTATTGGATGCGAAGTATACTGAAGAGCAAACCGACCGCTTCGTCGATAGCCTGAAACTGTTCAAGCTGGGTTATAGCTGGGGTGGGGCGCATAGTTTATGCGTGCCTTATCGCATGCAGTATATGCGTAGCAACTGGACAGAGTCAGGGACTTTGGTGCGTTTCAATATAGGTCTGGAAGATACGCAAGACCTGATTGCCGATATAGAACAGGCTTTGGTGGCGCTGGTGTAA
- a CDS encoding S9 family peptidase produces MFLVKKFCVLVLLLASISPSVFADNAPNPASFASFRKQFKTQVAYDGNDRSPVGNSPDNVFKSVQYQSAVGQLAAMLTPDPKDGKKHPAIIWITGGDCNSIDGTTLSQASPRTNDQSAAAYRKAGIVMMFPTLRGGNDNPGKHEAHFGEIDDVLAAADYLAQQPWVDPSRIYLGGHSTGGTLVLMVAEASKRFRAVFSFGPVAELRQYGKMMPVNYDKMSSADLLARAPYYWLPSVASPLFVIEGVDGNIQSLESLRSKSRNPYIKFLSIKGASHFTILAPGNDLIARKILLDDGAASNISLTEGEMINELSKK; encoded by the coding sequence ATGTTTTTAGTAAAAAAATTTTGCGTACTTGTATTGTTGCTAGCGTCAATTTCTCCATCAGTGTTTGCTGATAACGCCCCTAATCCGGCATCCTTTGCCAGCTTTCGCAAGCAGTTCAAGACTCAGGTGGCTTATGACGGGAATGATCGTAGCCCCGTAGGTAATTCACCAGATAATGTATTCAAATCTGTGCAATATCAGTCAGCAGTAGGGCAGCTTGCTGCCATGTTGACTCCCGACCCCAAAGATGGGAAAAAACACCCGGCCATCATCTGGATTACAGGCGGCGATTGCAATTCGATTGATGGAACAACTTTATCCCAGGCTAGTCCCAGAACTAATGACCAGTCTGCTGCGGCTTACCGCAAAGCTGGTATCGTGATGATGTTCCCGACTTTGCGCGGTGGTAATGATAATCCAGGTAAGCATGAAGCACATTTTGGTGAGATTGATGATGTGCTGGCAGCGGCAGATTATCTGGCCCAGCAACCCTGGGTAGATCCATCGCGTATTTATCTTGGCGGCCATAGCACTGGCGGTACTTTGGTATTGATGGTGGCTGAGGCTAGCAAACGTTTCAGGGCAGTGTTTTCATTTGGCCCGGTCGCTGAGTTGCGTCAATACGGGAAAATGATGCCGGTTAATTACGACAAGATGAGTAGTGCGGACTTGCTGGCTCGCGCACCATATTACTGGCTGCCATCTGTCGCAAGCCCTTTATTTGTTATTGAGGGGGTGGATGGAAATATCCAATCTCTGGAATCGCTGCGCAGTAAATCCCGCAATCCCTATATCAAATTCTTATCGATCAAAGGAGCTTCACATTTTACGATTCTGGCTCCTGGTAACGATCTGATCGCCAGAAAAATTCTGCTGGATGATGGGGCTGCCAGCAACATCAGCCTGACAGAAGGTGAAATGATCAACGAGCTGTCAAAAAAATAG
- the rimO gene encoding 30S ribosomal protein S12 methylthiotransferase RimO, giving the protein MSISEIRRQEMPATHKVGFVSLGCPKALVDSEQILTQLRAEGYDTAKSYDGADLVIVNTCGFIDAAVQESLDAIGEALAENGRVIVTGCLGAKKDADGKDMIQSIHPKVLEVTGPHAVGEVMAAVHKHLPKPHEPFMDLVPAQGVKLTPKHFAYLKISEGCNHRCSFCIIPSMRGDLVSRPIADVMLEAENLFKAGVKELLVISQDTSAYGVDIKFRMGFWNGKPVKTHMTQLVEALGELAKQYDAWVRLHYVYPYPHVDQIIPFMNNGHVLPYLDVPLQHAHPDVLKRMKRPASGEKNIERIKAWREMCPEITIRSTFIAGFPGETEEEFEYLLDFLKEAEIDRLGCFAYSPVEGATANEIENQLPDEVREDRRRRVMELQEGISKKRLQAKIGKTMRVLIDSLDRSGGVGRSSADAPEIDGVVYVKPPFEPHRKLKVGEFVEVKITAADAHDLWGEAV; this is encoded by the coding sequence ATGTCTATCTCTGAAATTCGTCGTCAAGAAATGCCTGCTACCCACAAGGTGGGATTTGTGTCCCTGGGTTGCCCAAAGGCGCTTGTCGATTCCGAACAAATCCTGACCCAGTTGCGTGCTGAAGGTTACGACACTGCCAAATCCTATGACGGTGCCGATCTGGTCATCGTTAACACCTGCGGCTTCATTGATGCCGCTGTGCAGGAATCTCTGGATGCGATTGGTGAGGCACTGGCTGAAAACGGCAGGGTCATCGTGACTGGTTGCCTGGGCGCTAAAAAAGATGCTGACGGTAAGGACATGATACAGTCTATTCATCCTAAAGTGCTGGAAGTGACTGGCCCACATGCAGTCGGTGAAGTCATGGCGGCAGTGCACAAGCATTTGCCTAAACCGCATGAGCCTTTCATGGATCTGGTGCCAGCACAAGGCGTCAAACTGACGCCCAAGCATTTCGCTTACCTCAAAATATCCGAAGGCTGTAACCACCGCTGCAGTTTCTGCATTATTCCCTCCATGCGTGGTGATCTGGTGTCGCGCCCGATTGCCGATGTCATGCTGGAAGCAGAAAACCTGTTCAAAGCCGGGGTCAAGGAATTGCTGGTGATCTCCCAGGACACCAGTGCCTATGGCGTGGATATCAAGTTCCGCATGGGCTTCTGGAATGGCAAGCCAGTCAAGACGCATATGACGCAGTTGGTGGAGGCGCTGGGTGAGCTGGCCAAACAATATGATGCCTGGGTGCGCCTGCATTATGTGTATCCGTATCCGCATGTCGATCAGATCATTCCTTTCATGAACAATGGTCATGTCCTCCCTTACCTGGATGTGCCTTTGCAGCATGCTCACCCTGACGTGCTAAAGCGTATGAAGCGTCCGGCGAGCGGCGAGAAAAACATAGAACGCATCAAGGCCTGGCGTGAAATGTGCCCGGAGATCACGATACGTTCCACCTTCATCGCCGGTTTCCCTGGCGAGACAGAAGAAGAGTTTGAATACCTGCTCGACTTCCTTAAAGAGGCTGAAATTGATCGTCTCGGTTGTTTTGCCTATTCACCGGTCGAGGGCGCAACAGCCAACGAGATAGAGAACCAGTTGCCAGATGAGGTCCGTGAAGACCGCCGCCGCCGTGTCATGGAATTGCAGGAAGGCATATCCAAGAAACGCCTGCAGGCCAAGATAGGTAAAACCATGCGTGTCTTGATCGATTCCCTGGATCGTAGTGGCGGCGTTGGCCGTAGCTCTGCAGATGCGCCTGAGATTGATGGCGTAGTCTATGTCAAGCCACCTTTCGAACCACACCGCAAACTCAAGGTTGGCGAATTCGTCGAAGTGAAAATTACGGCGGCTGATGCCCATGATTTGTGGGGCGAAGCGGTCTGA
- the phaR gene encoding polyhydroxyalkanoate synthesis repressor PhaR, protein MNSAKKSTQHLIKKYPNRRLYDTQTSSYITLVDVKQFVLENDDFAVVDAKTGEDLTRSILLQIILEEEAGGTPMFSSVVLSQIIRYYGHAMQGMMGNYLEKNVQAFIDIQNKLAENSKGIYEGKPFSPEMWTQFMNVQGPMMQGMMGNYIEQSKNLFVQMQEQMQSQAKNMFNVFPFNPEDVNKK, encoded by the coding sequence ATGAATAGCGCAAAAAAATCAACACAGCATCTGATCAAGAAATATCCTAACCGTCGTCTGTATGACACCCAGACCAGTAGCTATATCACGCTGGTTGATGTCAAGCAGTTTGTATTGGAGAACGATGATTTCGCCGTAGTCGATGCAAAAACTGGCGAAGACCTGACGCGCAGCATACTGTTGCAAATCATTCTGGAAGAAGAGGCGGGTGGTACGCCCATGTTCTCCAGTGTGGTCTTGTCGCAAATCATTCGCTACTATGGTCACGCCATGCAAGGCATGATGGGCAATTACCTGGAAAAAAATGTCCAGGCCTTTATTGATATCCAGAACAAACTGGCCGAGAATTCCAAGGGTATTTACGAAGGCAAGCCCTTCAGCCCTGAGATGTGGACGCAGTTCATGAATGTTCAGGGCCCGATGATGCAGGGCATGATGGGCAACTACATAGAGCAGAGCAAGAATTTGTTTGTGCAAATGCAAGAACAAATGCAAAGTCAGGCAAAAAATATGTTCAATGTCTTCCCCTTCAATCCAGAAGATGTGAATAAAAAGTAA
- a CDS encoding 3-ketoacyl-ACP reductase — translation MSKRVAYVTGGMGGIGTPICRRLCKDGYTVVAGCGPNSARKDKWLADMRAEGLDIHASEGNVSDWESTKAAFEKVKAEIGEVDVLVNNAGITRDGQFRKMSKADWDAVMDTNLNSLFNVTKQVIDGMVDRGWGRIINISSVNGQKGQFGQTNYSTAKAGIHGFSMALAQEVATKGVTVNTVSPGYVGTDMVKAIRPDVLEKIVAGIPVKRLAEPEEIASIVAWIASDEGGYATGSDFSINGGLHMG, via the coding sequence ATGTCAAAACGTGTTGCTTATGTTACTGGTGGTATGGGTGGTATCGGAACTCCAATTTGCAGACGTTTGTGCAAAGATGGCTATACAGTCGTTGCCGGTTGTGGCCCGAATTCAGCCCGTAAGGATAAATGGCTGGCAGATATGCGTGCAGAAGGCCTGGACATTCATGCTTCTGAGGGTAATGTCTCGGACTGGGAATCGACCAAGGCAGCTTTTGAAAAGGTCAAGGCAGAAATTGGCGAAGTCGATGTGCTGGTCAATAACGCGGGTATTACCCGTGATGGTCAGTTCCGCAAGATGAGCAAGGCAGATTGGGATGCGGTGATGGACACCAACCTGAACTCCTTGTTCAATGTCACGAAACAAGTTATCGACGGCATGGTGGATCGTGGGTGGGGCCGTATCATCAATATTTCTTCTGTGAATGGTCAAAAAGGCCAGTTTGGTCAGACTAACTACTCGACGGCTAAAGCAGGTATCCACGGCTTCTCCATGGCTCTGGCGCAGGAGGTGGCAACCAAGGGGGTGACGGTCAATACAGTATCCCCAGGTTATGTCGGTACTGACATGGTCAAGGCCATACGCCCAGACGTGCTGGAAAAAATTGTGGCTGGCATCCCTGTCAAGCGTCTGGCTGAGCCTGAAGAGATTGCCTCTATTGTTGCCTGGATTGCATCTGATGAAGGTGGTTATGCTACTGGTTCAGATTTCTCCATCAATGGTGGTTTGCATATGGGCTAA